Within Dreissena polymorpha isolate Duluth1 chromosome 13, UMN_Dpol_1.0, whole genome shotgun sequence, the genomic segment aaattataaagcgttgcaacgcgaaacgattgaataatttggagagttctgtttttgtcgttaaattttgtgaaactacgaagattgcttatataaggtataaaatacatcaggtatgtgtacttggcggaatagctcagtaggctgaagcgtttttacatcaggactctggcaggactccaggggtcactggttcgaaaccttgtccgggcaatgttcttttcctttttttaattttattcttgattttttactggagcttttacgatccaatgtttacatttatcgatataaagcatttaatgaataagttaaaaaatgccaaaatctgtgaaaaggcccctttaatattactCTATATACAAAcgctttttaaatttgattactGTGTTTGAATAATGCAAAATGTCCCTTACACAATGTAGCAATTACCGGACGAGTTGAATGTTCCAGACACTGTaattacaaatatacaatattacTTGCAATGGTTTATAATACAGGTACGAACACTCTTGCATGATGTTATGATATTACATTTGCGTGATTTTTAATAACTGTTGAGTGATGCAGGAAATATATAACAGACTCCGGAAAAACTTTGCCAAACCAAAATTGTGCAAAACTTTACTAATTTTTTTCTTGAAGATATTAacatttttgataaaattttgcaATCAAATGCTTTTTGGTGATCATTTATTGATGGgtgttaaaatatttcaaattatttaataaacaaagtaTGTTGAAAATAGcctttcccatgggatttttcattttgtatcaaagaaaattgaacaaaaatcagTGCCAATTAACTTTAACactgctttaaattgataattaagtCCATGCATAAAGCGGGAAAAAAGTCCCATTGAAAAAGAATATCTTATTAgcaaacaaaaaatcccatgggaaaatgcaaaaatcgaATTGGAAGACCAACAATACTTTTGCatagtgaaaaaaacacatttttagcaaaaccAATCAATCATCAATCATAATTAAGACTACTCACATGCTTTATCTCAAGaggcaaatcttcaagaaaaaagGTACTTAAGTTTGCAAACTTTTGGTTTCACATAGTCTCTATGGGgccgttatatatatatatgcctttGAAAATGTATGAGACTTCGTAGTTAAAATAGCATGATCATTTATGATGAGCATGTATAAAATGCTTGGTTTAATTTAGGCATAAACAACGTAAAAAAATACCTTAGTGATTGGCAAAACTGTCATGCATTTTTATATGCCACTGTCAAATAACATCTACTTTAGGTGTCATAATGTTGAAGAGTGGTAAGTATATGAAGACAATAAATCGTGTTCTTGCTGTGAGCTTTTAATAAATATTCTTGATGCAACACCGATTGATTAAAATGCATTTGATGTTGCTACTTAGTACTTACAGATCAATATGCCCATTTTAATGGCAATTATATGTTTAGTTTTATTCATCTACTTTTGTGATAGAAAACATACCCTAATTGTGATTTGTCGCGCtttatgataaatatttaatattattacaaaTATGGTTTGCACATTTGAATGTGATTCCACAGATGCAGTTTTTGTTCAGCAGTTGGTGTTAAGAGAAATATTTGTAATTCGGTTTACGGTTCAGTAACCGTTATGTGTAATCAAACTGTATCCATTGGTTACAGTTATATGTATGCAAACAGTAAAATAATTGAAGAACAAAAAAGTAGTAACAGTCCATTATGGTAAATACTTTGGTTTCAGTTATATGTATGCGGCAAAACATTTGATTAATATAAGAGTAGATACTGTTAATTACATCAGTAATATGTAGGCAAACAGTTCATTACTTAATGACAACAAAGTAGCAACTGCCAATTGTGCTTTATCCTTTGGTTACAGTTATACATTTGCAAGCAGTTCACTACTTGATGACAAAAGTGTAGCAAGTTTAAATTGTCGTATACCCTTTGgtaactgttatatatatatccAGACAGTCTATAATGTGATGACAGAATACACAAGAGTCCACATTTTAGAACCAATCCTTAGATCTGTATGATACCAAAGACCTAAATAACTATAGGTCTTAGGTCTTAGAACTATAGGTCTTTGATGATACTCTCTAGTTTGAATTATGATCTTAATTTGGTAAGAAAGACAAACATAGATTATCATTTAGGGTGAAATATTAATGGCATTGGTATCAATGAACGATATACCGGTATGTGTTGCAGGACTTGTATTCACTAGAGACCATTAACGAGGATTCTTCCTCGTCCATGCGAAAAATCATGCGCCTAAATGGTGATGAGGAAGTAAATTTCATGGCTTATGCATGTAAAGTATATGGCTGCGATGTCATTTTCACCATCTTCTTATATAATGTCACCATCACGAATTATACGCACATGGATCTGAACATTTTCATATGGATTTGAATAGTGTTGTTAAAACACTGTTCGCAAATGGCAATAACTAACATTTACATCTGAACAAATGAAATGCTAATGggatacatttttttgtttaatagtgtagataagaaatataaaaaaatatgtttgtatgcaTTCAGCTCAACACACAATTTTGTTCACTTAAATGATAACACTTTCTAAAAAAATGGCTAGTGATTAATGTGTTTTGTAGTGTTGTaaagaaattaatgttttcataaccAGCTTCGCATTACTAGTGTAGTGTGTATGTCATCGTGTTATTACGATAATTTATGTGTTGCCGTTTTGAATATTCTATTGTAGCATTTTGTTCACAGCTTTCTAATTGAAgtcatataacaaaaatacaggccttatttttgtaaattttaaatcCACCCTCAACTTGTAAGAATgtctgttaaaataaaataaaaaacaaatgttaaagtATTACTTATAATTCCGTTTAATTTTGTTGTTTACATGATCGAATATATTAGAATAATATAACCTTAAAATTTGTACAAATTTGTATCAATAAGAAACTTGCTTGTTAACGACATACATACCTTCCATATTTTGACAGTTTGGTGATAACAGCATGGTCTTTTTGAACGATATATGGTATTATGAGGTTTCCCAAATTGTATCTCtgaaatttgaaaatgttttcataaataacCAGATATATTTGCTTTTAAGGCACAGCAATTGTCGAGTTGCATGAGCTTGTGTTCTTATACGGATCAATCAACCGCGTTTGCCATTTTTATGCTTTACCCAAAATATACCAGTCACATATGCAAGTAAATTTATGTGTGCCACGCTCTTGGAAACGAGCTTCATGCCCGCGCGTAAAGGTGTCCTCAccgaatagcctgtgcagttctcacaggtTAATTAGGGATAACACTTTCTACTTTGATGGAATTTTTCGTTCATCGGAAATCCAGTATTGTCGGAACGTGTCGTCTgtgattaatctgtgcagtcaTGGGCACAcaaatacgcacatgcattaagcacagttaaATCAGaacaattattatttgtaaaatcgTGTTTTTTCAGACACAATTCGTGACAGCAATTCGCCCAGTATCATACGCCGCCTTTCAACCCTCCTCCACGCATCCTTCAGATCGACAGTAGGCTCCCGAAAAGGATCCGAACACTCAAGCGTTACGTCCGTGTACAGACCACATACGCCATCTCCGGCTAGTCCAACGCATACGTTGTTACGACGAGCGACGTCAAAAACGGCGAGAGGGAGCTCTATTATCCGCAAAGACGGGTCTTTGATTATAACGAAAAATGGCAAAATTATTTCAGTGAGAAGGGATGTGGATTCGATCAAACGCGATAGAAGCTTCAGCGGCTTTGATGACTTGAAAATCGCGAATACCAAACCCGCCTCCCGGAGTTTGAGTGAAATAAACTGCATAAATAAAGATGTTTCCGAGCTCAAACTATTGCTGGAAAATCGGAACGAGCCCGTGCATCATTTTCGTTCAGAGTTCCTGTCACCTCATATGAACGCTTCGACCAAAAACGGCCACACTTCTTTGTCCAAAATTGATAGCGTGGACGAAACAAACTTTGACAGCAGCCATGCGCATGCGCTTCAAACTGGCGGTAATGTCATGGATTCAGGGGGCCGCACTCTGTCAGTGAAATCAAGGGAATGTACTCCGTCAGTGAAATCAAGGGAATGCACTCTGTCAGTTAACTTATCTCCGGACACAAACAGGTTGTCCGCATCTTCGGACAACGTGTTTATAACTGATGAGGAAGAAACGGCGCTGGTAGATAGAAAAGATAAAGACTTTGATAGAGAAGATAAAGACTTCCTCTGTGTTAATTCATTTCGAGACAGGCAGTATTTATCGCGTAGTGACAACATGTTGGATCAAAAGAGTTCTCCTCAAAAAAAGAAAACCGGTATCACAAAAAGTAGTGACGTCATCGTCGCGGTTCCACTGCTAAGGGGACCTTCGATTGAGAGACTGGACACAGCCGCGAACATCCCGCGATGTTCTAGCGACGATGGACTATTCGGAAAGAAACTACCAGCGCGTTCTCCGTTGTATGTACGGAGATGGCTTTCCAATAagaatatttttaacacaaaagtcAAATCGAAAACGTAATATAGGCATGCGTGGGACTGACTACCGAACGTTACCTGTCATATTTTATGGTTTGATCtgagttgtttttatgcccccgatagggtggcatatagcatttgaactgtctgtccgtccgtccgtccgtccgaaaactttaacaatggccataacttttgcaatattgtagatagcaacttgatatttggcatgcatgtgtatctcatggagctgcacattttgagttttgaaaagtcaaggtcaatgtcatccttcaaggtcaaaagtctaaaaaaaaacaaatccaaagtaagtaataagctttaaaagggagataatttctaaacctgccaaatgatatattgaaattttatttcaaagcggcgcaaatgTGGGCATTGTGTTCAGgccggacctcaaagacctcgtgaagaggccggtaggacctgtaaataaactctgatttaaaaaaaagggcattgtgtttctgacaaacacatctcttgttctttcatGGAAGGCTGATACAAATGTCTGTTATTTTGTTTGGCATGACCATTTTTTTAAACCGTGCAATTTAAGTTGACAGTATTGTTAAGCTTGTTGTAGTGTTTTGTTTGTCTAGACGCGTATTTCATAAAACA encodes:
- the LOC127855340 gene encoding substance-K receptor-like; this encodes MMPLALENMTVWDPTTVTMHANDTDLSWMLNITGRPEIITPRPWNILEKSIFATWIVISMVLSLVGNLMVIIVVWRHKGMQTRTNMFLVNLAIADLLTGLLLMPFSLTTLINDRWVFGDTMCKINGFFNSVCLICSIHTMMYISIHKYVSITRPFSRILNHWKILIMCLAAWIWSITCAILTLFILSHVVIKPGAMQCGPVYPISKTEKLHHVIISGTNILLPLAVMVYAYAKMYIEFRKHAVRLRKNSTLQSDQILGQQIQVTKTLFIVLACFFICWIPYAVYSSYVSEIKDKNQILVWTNPLAYCFMFMNSGFNPIIYGWRSNSFREGYKQILCQKSTYLVSDDTIRDSNSPSIIRRLSTLLHASFRSTVGSRKGSEHSSVTSVYRPHTPSPASPTHTLLRRATSKTARGSSIIRKDGSLIITKNGKIISVRRDVDSIKRDRSFSGFDDLKIANTKPASRSLSEINCINKDVSELKLLLENRNEPVHHFRSEFLSPHMNASTKNGHTSLSKIDSVDETNFDSSHAHALQTGGNVMDSGGRTLSVKSRECTPSVKSRECTLSVNLSPDTNRLSASSDNVFITDEEETALVDRKDKDFDREDKDFLCVNSFRDRQYLSRSDNMLDQKSSPQKKKTGITKSSDVIVAVPLLRGPSIERLDTAANIPRCSSDDGLFGKKLPARSPLYVRRWLSNKNIFNTKVKSKT